A part of Pirellulales bacterium genomic DNA contains:
- a CDS encoding type II toxin-antitoxin system PemK/MazF family toxin, with product MTVQRGDVVLVDFPFANGTGSKIRPAVVVQSDHNNGRIANTVVAMITRRTHKAASEPTQLLIDPKTADGQTTGLAMVSAITCENLFTVNQRRVTRTLGKVSPATMQAVDDCLKAALALQ from the coding sequence ATGACTGTTCAACGGGGAGATGTTGTGCTTGTCGATTTTCCCTTTGCCAATGGTACCGGTTCGAAGATTCGCCCAGCGGTGGTCGTGCAGTCGGATCATAACAACGGGCGCATTGCCAATACTGTGGTCGCGATGATCACGCGCCGCACGCACAAAGCGGCGTCAGAACCGACACAACTCCTCATCGACCCCAAGACCGCTGACGGTCAGACAACCGGCCTTGCGATGGTCTCAGCGATTACATGTGAGAACCTTTTCACTGTGAACCAGCGTCGGGTCACTCGCACACTTGGAAAAGTGTCTCCCGCAACGATGCAAGCAGTCGACGACTGCCTCAAGGCCGCGCTAGCTCTGCAGTGA